The following proteins are co-located in the Streptomyces bottropensis ATCC 25435 genome:
- a CDS encoding ATP-binding SpoIIE family protein phosphatase, with product MNFTRWSARLPGTQRRAAARTEHTLTPDRRGDGSVPAARVERQTDAPPDDPPAVPVVDDLPTREILDRIPALVALVHGPDHRTAYVNDAYAAAFGSRPLGEPAREALPELDALGLLPLLDQVLRSSKPRTVKSRKAPGGRSYTITCTPVAVPGAAGQSGGGVLIFAADVTDHAEAAERLRASERRQRETAVTLQRSLLPQELEEPDDLRIAAVYHPGGTETAVGGDWYDVITLGGGRTALVIGDVMGRGVRAAAVMGQLRTAVRAYARLDLPPHEVLQLLDGLATEIDPNQIATCAYAVHDPNEGRLVYSSAGHLPILVRDESGTVLRADEPTGPPLGTGGWTHTSGSIPLGPGSTAVFYTDGLVERRNEDLDEGIAALERALSGATGTPQVVCDRLVRSTGVTADHDDDVAVLVLQHPARVGPDGELFRNAALELLGGVEAAPRARAFASGVLTSWRFSPELHDLGVLAASELVANSLQHGTPPMRLRLRRTDRRLIVEVTDGDDHLPRRRRADPADESGRGLAIIGSIASDWGSRRTPGGGKAVWCEFALPRAT from the coding sequence GTGAACTTCACGCGCTGGAGCGCCCGGCTCCCCGGTACGCAGCGCCGCGCCGCAGCGCGGACCGAACACACGCTCACCCCGGACCGGCGGGGGGACGGCTCCGTGCCCGCGGCCCGCGTCGAACGGCAGACCGACGCCCCCCCGGACGACCCGCCCGCCGTACCCGTCGTCGACGACCTCCCGACCCGCGAGATCCTCGACCGCATCCCGGCCCTCGTCGCCCTCGTCCACGGCCCGGACCACCGCACGGCCTACGTCAACGACGCCTATGCCGCGGCCTTCGGCTCCCGCCCGCTCGGCGAACCGGCCCGCGAGGCCCTGCCGGAGCTGGACGCCCTCGGCCTCCTCCCGCTCCTGGACCAGGTCCTGCGCAGCTCCAAGCCCCGCACGGTCAAGTCCCGCAAGGCCCCCGGCGGCCGCAGCTACACGATCACCTGCACCCCCGTCGCCGTCCCCGGCGCAGCCGGGCAGAGCGGCGGCGGCGTCCTGATCTTCGCCGCCGACGTCACCGACCACGCCGAGGCCGCCGAACGCCTCCGCGCCAGCGAACGCCGCCAGCGCGAGACCGCCGTCACCCTCCAGCGCTCCCTCCTCCCGCAGGAGCTGGAGGAGCCCGACGACCTGCGCATCGCCGCCGTCTACCACCCCGGCGGCACCGAGACCGCCGTCGGCGGCGACTGGTACGACGTCATCACCCTCGGCGGCGGTCGCACGGCCCTCGTCATCGGCGACGTCATGGGCCGGGGCGTGCGCGCGGCGGCCGTCATGGGCCAGCTCCGCACGGCCGTCCGCGCCTACGCCCGCCTCGACCTGCCCCCGCACGAGGTGCTCCAGCTGCTGGACGGTCTCGCGACCGAGATCGATCCCAACCAGATCGCCACCTGCGCCTACGCCGTCCACGACCCCAACGAGGGCCGCCTGGTCTACTCCTCCGCGGGCCACCTCCCCATCCTCGTCCGCGACGAGAGCGGCACGGTCCTGCGCGCCGACGAACCGACCGGCCCCCCGCTCGGCACCGGCGGCTGGACCCACACCTCCGGTTCGATCCCCCTCGGCCCCGGCTCCACCGCCGTCTTCTACACCGACGGACTCGTGGAGCGGCGCAACGAGGACCTGGACGAGGGCATCGCCGCCCTGGAGCGCGCCCTGTCCGGTGCCACGGGCACCCCGCAGGTCGTCTGCGACCGCCTGGTCCGCTCGACCGGAGTCACCGCCGACCACGACGACGACGTGGCCGTCCTCGTCCTCCAGCACCCCGCCCGTGTCGGCCCCGACGGCGAACTCTTCCGCAACGCCGCCCTGGAACTCCTCGGCGGTGTCGAAGCCGCCCCCCGTGCCCGCGCGTTCGCCTCCGGCGTCCTGACTAGCTGGCGCTTCTCCCCGGAACTCCACGACCTCGGCGTCCTGGCCGCCAGCGAACTCGTCGCCAACTCCCTCCAGCACGGCACCCCGCCGATGCGCCTGCGTCTGCGCCGCACCGACCGCCGCCTGATCGTCGAAGTCACCGACGGCGACGACCACCTCCCCCGCCGTCGCAGAGCCGACCCCGCCGACGAGTCCGGCCGGGGCCTCGCCATCATCGGATCCATCGCCTCCGACTGGGGCAGCCGCCGCACGCCCGGCGGCGGCAAGGCGGTGTGGTGCGAGTTCGCCCTGCCGCGCGCGACCTGA
- a CDS encoding NAD(P)/FAD-dependent oxidoreductase: MVKEPMRILIVGGGYVGLYTALRLQRQLKPELGRGDVEIVVVSPDPYMTYQPFLPEAAAGSISPRHVVVPLRRVLDRCKVVIGEATAINHAKRIATLDTLATEEEGTEAEQLTYDELVLAPGSVSRTLPIPGLADYAIGFKTVEEAIGLRNHVIEQMDIASSTRDPAIRDAALTFVFVGGGYAGVEALGELEDMARYTARYYHNVKPEDMKWILVEASDRILPEVGEEMGRYTVTELRRRNIDVRLHTRLESCADRVAVLSDGARFPTRTVVWTAGVKPHPVLAATDLPLNERGRLKCTAELTVEGVAHAWAAGDAAAVPDVTAEPGKETAPNAQHAVRQARTLGDNITRSLRGQPLEKYAHKYVGSVASLGLHKGVAHVYGRKLKGYPAWFMHRVYHLSRVPTFNRKARVLAEWTLAGLFKREIVSLGSLEHPRAEFELAAGGKPPEDPKGSS; encoded by the coding sequence ATGGTGAAGGAACCGATGCGCATTCTCATCGTCGGCGGCGGATACGTCGGGCTGTACACAGCGCTGCGTCTGCAGCGACAGCTGAAACCGGAACTCGGACGCGGTGACGTCGAGATCGTCGTCGTGTCCCCCGACCCTTATATGACGTATCAACCCTTCCTTCCCGAGGCGGCGGCGGGCTCCATCTCGCCCCGCCATGTCGTCGTGCCGCTGCGCCGCGTCCTGGACCGGTGCAAGGTCGTCATCGGCGAGGCCACCGCGATCAACCACGCCAAACGCATCGCGACCCTCGACACCCTCGCCACCGAGGAGGAGGGCACGGAGGCCGAGCAGCTGACGTACGACGAACTCGTCCTCGCCCCCGGCTCCGTCTCGCGCACCCTGCCCATTCCCGGGCTCGCGGACTACGCCATCGGCTTCAAGACCGTCGAAGAGGCCATCGGCCTGCGCAACCACGTCATCGAACAGATGGACATCGCCTCCTCCACCCGCGACCCCGCGATCCGCGACGCCGCCCTGACCTTCGTCTTCGTGGGCGGCGGCTACGCCGGCGTGGAGGCGCTCGGCGAGCTGGAGGACATGGCCCGCTACACCGCGCGGTACTACCACAACGTGAAGCCCGAGGACATGAAGTGGATCCTCGTGGAGGCCTCCGACCGCATCCTCCCGGAGGTCGGCGAGGAGATGGGCCGCTACACGGTCACCGAACTGCGCCGCCGCAACATCGACGTACGCCTGCACACCCGCCTGGAGTCGTGCGCCGACCGGGTCGCCGTCCTCAGCGACGGCGCCCGCTTCCCGACCCGTACGGTCGTCTGGACGGCCGGCGTGAAGCCGCACCCGGTCCTCGCCGCCACCGACCTCCCGCTGAACGAGCGGGGCCGGCTGAAGTGCACCGCCGAGCTGACCGTGGAGGGCGTCGCGCACGCCTGGGCCGCGGGTGACGCGGCCGCCGTCCCCGACGTCACCGCCGAACCCGGCAAGGAGACCGCCCCCAACGCCCAGCACGCCGTACGCCAGGCCCGCACCCTCGGCGACAACATCACCCGCTCGCTGCGCGGCCAGCCCCTGGAGAAGTACGCCCATAAGTACGTGGGCTCGGTCGCCTCCCTGGGCCTGCACAAGGGCGTCGCGCACGTCTACGGGCGGAAGCTCAAGGGCTACCCCGCCTGGTTCATGCACCGGGTGTACCACCTGAGCCGGGTGCCGACCTTCAACCGCAAGGCCCGCGTCCTCGCCGAATGGACCCTCGCCGGCCTCTTCAAACGGGAGATCGTCTCGCTCGGATCACTCGAACACCCCCGTGCGGAGTTCGAACTCGCGGCCGGTGGAAAGCCCCCGGAGGACCCGAAGGGGTCGTCCTGA
- a CDS encoding TetR/AcrR family transcriptional regulator has product MHIQESHWSSASTIAPGGAIGSAGGNGRGDGVRSTPLRVDAQRNLEHVLRAAREVFGELGYGAPMEDVARRARVGVGTVYRRFPSKDVLVRRIAEEETSRLTEQARVALGQEEDPWQALSRFLRTSVASGAGRLLPPQVLRVGVAEDGSDDIGGILADEARVPQQRVQPTTELRLVPADPGAGGAVGAAGSGGLADDAGAAALLEVVGQLVERARGAGELREDVTVADVLLVIATGAPALPDAAQQAAASARLLDILLEGLRSRPS; this is encoded by the coding sequence ATGCATATTCAGGAGTCCCATTGGTCGTCCGCCTCCACCATCGCACCCGGTGGTGCGATCGGCTCGGCGGGCGGCAACGGACGCGGTGACGGAGTGAGGTCCACTCCGCTCCGCGTGGACGCACAGCGCAACCTCGAGCACGTGCTGCGCGCGGCGCGCGAGGTGTTCGGCGAGCTGGGGTACGGCGCGCCGATGGAGGACGTGGCCCGCCGCGCGCGGGTCGGTGTCGGCACGGTGTACCGGCGCTTCCCGAGCAAGGACGTCCTGGTCCGCCGGATAGCCGAGGAGGAGACGTCTCGGCTCACCGAACAGGCCAGGGTGGCGCTCGGACAGGAGGAGGACCCGTGGCAGGCGCTGTCGCGGTTCCTTCGGACGTCCGTGGCCTCCGGCGCCGGGCGGCTGCTGCCGCCGCAGGTGCTGCGGGTCGGGGTCGCCGAGGACGGGTCCGACGACATCGGCGGGATCCTCGCGGACGAGGCGCGGGTGCCGCAGCAGCGGGTGCAGCCGACGACCGAGCTCCGGCTGGTCCCGGCGGATCCGGGTGCGGGTGGTGCCGTGGGCGCCGCCGGTTCCGGTGGGCTCGCGGACGATGCCGGGGCTGCGGCGCTGCTGGAGGTCGTGGGGCAGTTGGTGGAGCGGGCCCGGGGCGCCGGTGAGCTGCGCGAGGACGTGACCGTGGCGGATGTGCTGTTGGTGATCGCCACGGGTGCGCCGGCGCTGCCGGACGCGGCGCAGCAGGCTGCCGCGTCGGCTCGGCTGCTCGACATTCTGCTGGAGGGGCTGCGGTCCCGGCCGTCGTGA
- a CDS encoding sigma-70 family RNA polymerase sigma factor, translating to MGVDGRDEPKSQTAAEAEAEPQVPAQGGRGVPAQWDRLDSGVLPPRVPADADLIDWMRSGDDSAYEELYRRHAEAVRRYARTCCRDTHTADDLTAEVFARMLQAVRGGSGPEHAVRAYLLTSVRRVAATWTSSARREQLVDDFAVFAAQASRGAGASDTDTLDLGADVRTMHEAEQSMAMRAFRSLPERWQAVLWHTEVEDESPSEVATLFGLDANGTRVLASRAREGLKQAYLQAHVSARLSGDPGECGRYADRLGAYARGGLRTRAERGLRAHLAECAACRLAAGQIKDVASGIPAVVPVAVIGWFGAAGYAKVAALVAGGTGAGAAGVAGAAAAGGGAGAAGAGGGAAVEGLGAPAKAGIAVSVAGMVAAAVALALTGGDVRPEEPLARPSASRPVGVAPEPEPEPEPSTPRGGPARGGPARGGPARGGPARGGPARGAPTVVVPMSRPLPAPKPSPSPSRRAVAPPPATRQPPPPTPDPTPTPAPPKASPTPTPTPPPPAPPAPAAVHPWNELRYGILGDGTEPEMRLGESSWIWQRYGMSIAGKRYGDGVTVHGRSSVTVDLNRRCAAYDAFAGVDDLTHGLGEVRFSVYGDGVRLWRSGPVRGGGPAVPVHVELGGRETVRLVVEPHGPYELPVSADWAESRFSCG from the coding sequence ATGGGCGTTGACGGGCGGGACGAGCCGAAGTCGCAGACGGCGGCCGAGGCGGAGGCGGAGCCTCAGGTGCCCGCGCAAGGGGGCCGCGGGGTCCCGGCTCAGTGGGACCGGCTGGATTCCGGGGTCCTGCCACCACGGGTGCCCGCCGACGCCGATCTGATCGACTGGATGCGGTCGGGGGACGACTCGGCTTACGAGGAGCTGTACCGGCGCCATGCGGAGGCCGTACGCAGGTACGCGCGTACCTGTTGCCGGGACACCCATACCGCCGACGATCTGACGGCCGAGGTCTTCGCCCGGATGCTGCAGGCGGTCAGGGGCGGCTCCGGACCGGAGCACGCCGTACGGGCCTATCTGCTGACGTCCGTGCGGCGGGTCGCCGCGACCTGGACGAGTTCCGCCAGGCGGGAGCAGCTGGTCGACGACTTCGCGGTGTTCGCGGCGCAGGCCTCGCGGGGAGCCGGCGCGTCGGACACGGACACGCTCGACCTCGGCGCGGACGTGCGGACGATGCACGAGGCCGAGCAGTCGATGGCGATGCGGGCGTTCCGTTCGCTGCCTGAGCGGTGGCAGGCCGTGCTGTGGCACACCGAGGTCGAGGACGAGTCGCCGAGCGAGGTCGCCACCCTCTTCGGCCTCGACGCCAACGGCACCCGGGTGCTGGCCAGCCGGGCCCGCGAGGGGCTCAAGCAGGCGTATCTGCAGGCCCATGTGAGCGCCAGGCTCTCCGGCGACCCCGGCGAGTGCGGGCGCTACGCCGACCGGCTCGGGGCCTACGCCCGGGGCGGCCTGCGGACGCGGGCCGAGCGGGGCCTGCGCGCGCATCTGGCGGAGTGCGCGGCGTGCCGGCTGGCCGCCGGGCAGATCAAGGACGTCGCGAGCGGGATCCCGGCGGTCGTACCGGTCGCGGTCATCGGCTGGTTCGGCGCCGCCGGCTACGCGAAGGTCGCCGCGCTCGTCGCCGGGGGCACGGGGGCCGGGGCGGCCGGTGTCGCCGGCGCGGCAGCGGCGGGCGGGGGTGCCGGCGCGGCGGGTGCGGGTGGTGGGGCCGCCGTGGAGGGGCTCGGCGCGCCCGCGAAGGCCGGGATCGCGGTGAGTGTGGCCGGGATGGTCGCCGCGGCGGTGGCGCTCGCGCTGACGGGCGGCGACGTACGGCCCGAGGAGCCGTTGGCCCGGCCGTCCGCCTCCCGGCCGGTCGGGGTCGCGCCGGAGCCGGAGCCGGAGCCGGAGCCGTCGACACCGCGGGGCGGGCCCGCGCGGGGTGGGCCCGCGCGGGGTGGGCCCGCGCGGGGTGGGCCCGCGCGGGGTGGGCCCGCGCGGGGCGCGCCGACGGTGGTGGTGCCGATGTCCAGGCCGTTGCCGGCGCCGAAGCCGTCGCCCTCGCCGTCACGGCGGGCCGTGGCCCCGCCACCGGCCACGCGGCAGCCGCCCCCGCCCACGCCGGACCCGACCCCGACTCCCGCGCCCCCGAAGGCGTCCCCCACACCGACCCCGACGCCCCCTCCCCCGGCTCCGCCCGCTCCCGCCGCCGTCCACCCGTGGAACGAGCTGCGGTACGGCATCCTCGGCGACGGCACCGAGCCGGAGATGCGGCTCGGGGAGAGCAGCTGGATCTGGCAGCGGTACGGGATGTCGATCGCCGGGAAGCGGTACGGCGACGGGGTGACCGTGCACGGCCGCTCCTCCGTGACCGTCGATCTCAACCGCCGCTGCGCCGCGTACGACGCGTTCGCCGGCGTCGACGACCTGACGCACGGCCTCGGCGAGGTCCGCTTCTCGGTCTACGGCGACGGGGTCCGGCTGTGGCGGTCCGGGCCGGTGCGGGGTGGGGGGCCGGCGGTCCCGGTGCATGTGGAACTCGGCGGGCGGGAGACGGTACGGCTGGTGGTGGAACCGCACGGCCCGTACGAGCTGCCGGTGTCGGCGGACTGGGCGGAGTCGCGGTTCAGCTGCGGGTGA
- a CDS encoding asparagine synthase-related protein produces the protein MRWLVGWSSTAAGAPAFGTAGATGLDGESVHPVGSHLLWGDPDPLWAVGDWRPEEVRVVQADARTRIAVLGICGASDEQLRVGLFAARGGALRHLTAWPGSYTAVVQVGRRVTVCGDLAGARPVFHTPWAGGTAYATAALPLADLVEANLDFGHLAALLAAPDVPDALQDSTPYDGVRRIPPGHALILRAGAREIAGYEPVASLAVAAPTADPDSAVDAVRDALVESVRVRLAAPRHVPDVDPGPVPGMGPAERRAARGMPVPGIGADVSGGPASGTLALLAAGLPGAPGTVLGHGTGAGERLLAVTFNDLVTPGRETELERAGTLAANPRLHHVIVTGGEEMLPYADLEVPLTDEPGPSLVTAARHRARLASGSADHFTGYGARQVLDAHPARLADLLMDRKRRHLVRPVAALAKADGSVMVPARVYSAARKLARTPYRVGVEVLADRLMQRRFEEPAGAVGASLAALTWARPGPAARWLTGEALAEVSIRLGATTGRSTVGPGQRPGDVRAGAALARHAADVRILEQAAEIRSQRLHTPFLDNQVVRACRTLPEALRVKPGARAAILRTVLEGAGVTDLPPGWGAPSHATSHAAARTGLRVAADTLITLFDTPLLAQAGLVEARVVRKALRAAAEGEPLPLDGLADLVALELWLRRLLSRRGTCWTGTPARQRAVPAGITPQRGALGTGATARQV, from the coding sequence ATGCGGTGGTTGGTGGGATGGAGCAGTACCGCCGCTGGCGCGCCCGCCTTCGGTACCGCCGGCGCGACCGGACTCGACGGCGAGAGCGTCCACCCGGTCGGCTCCCACCTCCTGTGGGGCGACCCCGACCCGCTGTGGGCCGTCGGCGACTGGCGCCCCGAGGAGGTGCGGGTCGTCCAGGCCGACGCCCGGACACGCATCGCCGTGCTCGGCATCTGCGGCGCCTCCGACGAGCAGCTGCGCGTGGGCCTGTTCGCGGCCCGGGGCGGCGCCCTGCGCCACCTCACCGCCTGGCCCGGCAGCTACACCGCCGTCGTCCAGGTCGGCCGCCGGGTGACCGTCTGCGGTGACCTCGCGGGCGCCCGTCCGGTCTTCCACACCCCGTGGGCGGGCGGCACGGCGTACGCGACCGCGGCCCTCCCCCTCGCCGACCTCGTCGAGGCCAACCTCGACTTCGGGCACCTGGCGGCCCTGCTGGCCGCCCCCGACGTACCGGACGCCCTCCAGGACTCCACTCCGTACGACGGCGTGCGCCGCATTCCTCCGGGGCACGCACTGATCCTGCGCGCCGGGGCGCGAGAGATCGCCGGCTACGAGCCGGTCGCCTCCCTCGCCGTCGCCGCGCCCACCGCCGACCCGGACAGCGCGGTGGACGCCGTCCGCGACGCGCTCGTGGAGTCCGTACGGGTCCGCCTCGCCGCCCCCCGGCACGTACCCGACGTCGATCCCGGCCCGGTCCCCGGCATGGGCCCCGCCGAGCGCCGCGCCGCCCGCGGCATGCCCGTCCCCGGCATCGGCGCCGACGTCTCCGGCGGCCCCGCCTCCGGCACCCTCGCCCTGCTCGCCGCCGGTCTGCCCGGCGCCCCCGGTACGGTCCTCGGCCACGGCACGGGCGCCGGCGAGCGCCTCCTCGCCGTCACCTTCAACGACCTGGTCACCCCCGGCCGCGAGACCGAGCTGGAACGCGCGGGCACCCTCGCCGCCAACCCCCGCCTCCACCACGTCATCGTCACCGGCGGCGAGGAGATGCTTCCCTACGCCGACCTCGAGGTCCCCCTGACCGACGAGCCCGGCCCCTCCCTGGTGACGGCCGCCCGCCACCGCGCCCGCCTCGCCTCCGGCAGCGCGGACCACTTCACCGGGTACGGCGCCCGCCAGGTCCTGGACGCCCACCCCGCCCGTCTCGCCGACCTCCTGATGGACCGCAAACGCCGCCATCTGGTCCGGCCGGTCGCCGCCCTCGCCAAGGCCGACGGCTCGGTGATGGTCCCCGCGCGCGTCTACAGCGCGGCGCGGAAGCTGGCCCGCACCCCGTACCGCGTCGGCGTCGAGGTCCTCGCCGACCGCCTCATGCAGCGCCGCTTCGAGGAGCCCGCGGGTGCGGTGGGCGCCTCCCTGGCCGCGCTCACCTGGGCCAGACCCGGCCCCGCCGCCCGCTGGCTCACGGGCGAGGCTCTGGCAGAAGTATCGATTCGCCTGGGTGCGACGACGGGCCGCTCCACCGTCGGCCCCGGCCAGCGCCCCGGCGACGTCCGCGCCGGCGCGGCCCTGGCCCGGCACGCGGCGGACGTCCGCATCCTCGAACAGGCGGCGGAGATCCGCTCGCAGCGCCTCCACACCCCCTTCCTCGACAACCAGGTCGTCCGCGCCTGCCGCACCCTCCCCGAGGCCCTGCGCGTCAAGCCGGGCGCCCGCGCCGCGATCCTCCGTACGGTCCTGGAGGGCGCCGGCGTCACCGACCTCCCGCCCGGCTGGGGCGCCCCCTCCCACGCCACCTCCCACGCCGCCGCCCGCACCGGCCTGCGCGTGGCCGCCGACACCCTGATCACCCTCTTCGACACGCCCCTGCTCGCCCAGGCGGGCCTCGTCGAGGCCCGAGTCGTCCGCAAGGCCCTCCGCGCCGCCGCCGAAGGCGAACCCCTCCCCCTCGACGGCCTGGCCGACCTGGTCGCCCTCGAACTCTGGCTGCGGCGCCTCCTCTCCCGCAGAGGCACCTGCTGGACAGGCACCCCCGCCAGACAACGCGCGGTACCGGCAGGCATCACCCCCCAAAGAGGCGCCCTGGGCACGGGGGCGACAGCGAGACAGGTATGA
- the lhgO gene encoding L-2-hydroxyglutarate oxidase — protein sequence MRRQGAYDCDVLVVGGGIVGLSTAYAITRAAPGTRVTVLEKEPGPARHQTGRNSGVIHSGIYYRPDSLKARYAVRGAAEMVKFCAEYGIDHAVTGKLIVATEKSELPRLHALVQRGRENGIPVRELGAAQIAEYEPEVRGLAAIHVGTTGICDYVGVARQFARASGAEIRYGAEVERIDRRASLGVAVRIRGGDVVRGRVLVNCAGLYCDEVARMTGDDPGMRIVPFRGEYFELARPELVRGLVYPVPDPAFPFLGVHLTRGIDGGVHVGPNAVLALAREGYAWGTVRMRELGTTLAWPGSWRIARRHWRYGAGELRRSVSKRAFTGAVRRLLPAVSERDLVPTAAGVRAQAVLRDGTLVDDFMIREGARAVHVLNAPSPAATASLPIGREVGRRALAALAEV from the coding sequence GTGCGGAGGCAGGGCGCGTACGACTGCGATGTGCTCGTGGTCGGCGGCGGGATCGTCGGGCTGTCTACGGCGTACGCGATCACGCGGGCCGCGCCGGGCACGCGGGTCACCGTGCTGGAGAAGGAGCCGGGCCCGGCCCGGCATCAGACCGGGCGGAACAGCGGCGTCATCCACAGCGGGATCTACTACCGGCCCGACTCGCTGAAGGCGCGGTACGCCGTCAGGGGCGCCGCCGAGATGGTCAAGTTCTGTGCCGAGTACGGCATCGACCACGCCGTCACCGGAAAGCTGATCGTCGCCACCGAGAAGTCGGAGCTGCCCCGGTTGCACGCCCTCGTACAGCGCGGCCGGGAGAACGGCATCCCGGTGCGGGAGCTGGGCGCCGCCCAGATCGCCGAGTACGAGCCGGAGGTGCGCGGCCTCGCGGCCATACACGTCGGCACCACCGGGATCTGCGACTACGTAGGGGTCGCCCGGCAGTTCGCGCGGGCGTCCGGCGCCGAGATCCGGTACGGCGCCGAGGTCGAGCGGATCGACCGGCGGGCCTCGCTGGGGGTCGCCGTCCGGATCCGGGGCGGCGACGTCGTACGGGGCCGGGTGCTGGTGAACTGCGCCGGGCTGTACTGCGACGAGGTGGCCCGGATGACCGGGGACGACCCCGGGATGCGGATCGTGCCGTTCCGGGGCGAGTACTTCGAGCTGGCGCGGCCCGAGCTGGTCCGTGGACTCGTGTATCCGGTGCCCGATCCGGCCTTCCCGTTCCTCGGGGTGCATCTGACCCGGGGGATCGACGGAGGCGTCCACGTCGGGCCCAACGCGGTGCTGGCGCTGGCCCGCGAGGGGTACGCGTGGGGGACGGTACGGATGCGTGAGCTGGGGACGACGCTGGCGTGGCCCGGCTCCTGGCGGATCGCCCGGCGGCACTGGCGGTACGGGGCGGGGGAGCTTCGGCGCTCGGTGTCGAAGCGGGCCTTCACCGGGGCGGTGCGGCGGTTGTTGCCCGCGGTCTCGGAGCGGGACCTCGTGCCCACGGCCGCGGGGGTGCGGGCCCAGGCCGTGCTCCGGGACGGGACGCTCGTGGACGACTTCATGATCCGGGAGGGAGCGCGGGCGGTACACGTGCTGAACGCGCCCTCGCCCGCGGCGACCGCGTCCCTGCCGATCGGTCGGGAGGTCGGGAGGAGAGCCCTGGCGGCACTGGCCGAGGTCTGA
- the trmB gene encoding tRNA (guanosine(46)-N7)-methyltransferase TrmB, whose product MSDSADAPEPRTSGASLRHTRVKGEPRFPDGPRPDPAGSHFERRIRSFQPRRSRVTAGQADALQRLWPKWGLDIDGRALDLVELFGDEKPVVLEIGFGMGEATALMAAADPETNVLAVDVHTPGQGNLLNLADQYGLSHVRVANGDAIILLREMLTPGSLAGLRVYFPDPWPKKRHHKRRLIQPEFLTLAASRLAPGALVHCATDWEPYAEQMLDVLTAHPDFENTRADGGFAPRPDFRPLTRFEGQGLDKGHVVNDLLFRRVQQREQQERQRTRKSEHPEQPPTTGV is encoded by the coding sequence GTGTCTGACTCCGCCGATGCCCCCGAGCCCCGCACCTCCGGTGCCTCCCTCCGGCACACCCGGGTCAAGGGTGAGCCGCGCTTTCCCGACGGCCCCAGGCCGGATCCCGCCGGGTCGCACTTCGAGCGGCGGATCAGGAGTTTCCAGCCGCGGCGCAGTCGGGTGACGGCCGGGCAGGCGGACGCCCTGCAGCGGCTGTGGCCCAAGTGGGGGCTCGACATCGACGGTCGGGCGCTGGATCTCGTCGAGCTGTTCGGTGACGAGAAGCCCGTCGTGCTGGAGATCGGGTTCGGGATGGGCGAGGCGACCGCGCTGATGGCCGCCGCCGATCCGGAGACCAACGTGCTCGCGGTGGACGTGCACACACCGGGCCAGGGGAACCTGCTGAACCTCGCCGACCAGTACGGCCTCTCCCATGTCCGGGTCGCCAACGGCGACGCGATCATCCTGCTGCGGGAGATGCTCACGCCCGGCTCGCTGGCCGGACTGCGGGTGTACTTCCCCGACCCCTGGCCGAAGAAGCGGCATCACAAGCGCCGGCTGATCCAGCCGGAGTTCCTCACACTGGCCGCCTCCCGGCTCGCGCCCGGGGCGCTCGTGCACTGCGCGACGGACTGGGAGCCGTACGCCGAGCAGATGCTGGACGTCCTGACCGCGCACCCCGACTTCGAGAACACCCGGGCCGACGGCGGCTTCGCGCCACGTCCCGACTTCCGGCCGCTGACTCGTTTTGAGGGGCAGGGACTGGACAAGGGTCATGTGGTGAACGATCTGCTCTTCCGTCGCGTACAGCAGCGTGAGCAGCAGGAGCGACAGCGGACGCGGAAGTCCGAACACCCCGAACAACCCCCCACCACAGGCGTCTGA